In a single window of the Rhopalosiphum padi isolate XX-2018 chromosome 1, ASM2088224v1, whole genome shotgun sequence genome:
- the LOC132918360 gene encoding UDP-glucose:glycoprotein glucosyltransferase, producing MANFNENDEYSSWEYDHRKNNHSFSQKRKNNRRKYRKNNDTSNFYLIIGLLCVIFLFTRESENKNSKKGKYVTTMIDTKWSMVPLVLEMAEYMAEENSYSLWSFVDSISELNPALSELDNDQIKYKTALSKAGLLLSNSKLRLLKFSLSMHTYSPRIEMYAQMAADRGIQCSTSVEIDGELVCSIEELKKVLQRISAKGSKHLCETYHIDHHYPSSKNRSNIAILYGELGTAEFASYHTVLKQYAQEGSIDYVLRHFVKEKSEQKVRLSGYGVELHMKSTEYKAEDDSVVKDKNDINRSEVEEDTSEIEGFDFKRLIELYPEKKLDLLKFRNHLSESSSELAPLKAWQFQELSLQAAQRIMSGPPQDAIQTFIHIAQNFPTQARSLANVKVSKELRDEVSKNHDSFSMGLNLQPTDTVLLLNGMYFDIDITDMSTILDSVTQELSIMEGLYSIGITDKKAISSMLALDFGSVKGKSYAVDIRDSAIQWINDLETDTMYKRWPSSVDDLLRPTFPGMLRSIRRNLYNLVIVCNPASKSSWPLLKLTDSFLNHQSPLRVGIVFNVSPKPAIGLNDASVALLNAYNYIVEQTSKPLTAFNFITNIYTSISEDRDVIVDDVLSEFKKHYPKALIDEIFGEDSDYDTARILAKEYVAKTGFRKLPQVLLNGVPLQEKSLVEEDFEEAVLVELVTQTQTLQKAVYKRELTDTDNVVDWLMTQPNVMPRLNSRVLNTDSSKNLQLSDKHEFVLKSMNYITFAKKSSINPITHWIVGDFSKLSTFKLIKNTFEHLKSDSESRIGVIPNPSSDDEHIIKINKIVFEAFKQEDKLNILVKHLSQAIKVDKNHIEIINSLPEEIHFEVSKIDIQLYSNFAIEALNFVSGQCGVITNGRILGPFDEDEDFLTDDFALLEQHTLKGSVNKILNILKESDVLDITSDMIMKASALISSRSQTKNRHSIPDVSTKHSVIKLSANNEDEPVFEINVIVDPVSRGAQKVGSILSVLSRVLNANINVYLNCVDKNSDMPVKSFYRFVLEPEVIFDKSGHLSPDPIAKFSNMPTSPLLTQILHVPDNWLVESIESPYDLDNIRLEDVEMGVYSRYELEYLLLEGHCYDSVNMNPPRGLQMTLGTKSNPVVVDTIVMANLGYFQMKANPGAWMLRLRQGPSADIYDIISHEGSDRSPNSMDIKVLISSFRSHIIKVKVAKKPGKQSLNVLGDDDNENKGLWNSITSSFSSGSPDKSTDETINIFSVASGHLYERFLRIMMLSVLKNTKSPVKFWFLKNYLSPTVKNFLPIMAQEYKFEYELVEYKWPRWLHQQTEKQRTIWGYKILFLDVLFPLDVKKIIFVDADQVVRADMKELVDLDLGGAPYAYTPFCESRKEMDGFRFWKQGYWKTHLQGRRYHISALYVVDLKRFRKVAAGDRLRGQYQALSQDPNSLSNLDQDLPNNMIHQVSIKSLPQEWLWCETWCDDASKKSAKTIDLCNNPLTKEAKLTAAMRIVSEWKDYDNEIKKLQIKQSKHEDEVFNVETQSKETEGHTEL from the exons atggCTAACTTTAATGAAAATGATGAATATAGTTCTTGGGAATATGACCata gaaaAAATAATCACTCTTTTAGTCagaaacgaaaaaataatagacGGAAGTATCgtaaaaataatg aTACatcaaacttttatttaataattggtttgttgtgtgttatttttttattcacacgTGAAtcggaaaataaaaattcaaaaaaagggAAGTATGTTACAACCATGATTGATACAAAGTGGAGTATGGTACCACTTGTTCTAGAAATGGCAGAATATATGGCTGAAGAAAATTCATATTCTTTATGGTCGTTTGTAGATAGTATATCGGAGCTTAATCCAGCCTTAAGTGAACTTG ATAATGATCAAATCAAATACAAGACTGCATTATCTAAAGCaggattattattatccaattcTAAGTTGAGACTACTTAAATTTTCTCTATCCATGCATACATATTCACCACGTATTGAAATGTATGCACAAATGGCAGCTGATAGAGGAATACAGTGTTCTACTTCTGTAGAAATTGATGGTGAACTTGTGTGTTCAattgaagaattaaaaaaagttttgcaACGAATAAGT gctAAAGGTTCAAAACATTTGTGTGAAACATATCATATAGATCATCATTATCCTTCTTCTAAAAACAGAAGTAACATAGCGATATTATATGGTGAATTAGGAACAGCAGAATTTGCGTCTTATCATACAGTGTTAAAACAATATGCTCAAGAAGGATCTATAGACTATGTTTTACGTCATTTTGTAAAA gaaAAGAGTGAACAGAAGGTCCGTCTATCTGGTTATGGTGTTGAACTACATATGAAATCAACTGAATATAAAGCAGAAGACGATAGTGTagttaaagataaaaatgatattaataggAGTGAAGTTGAAGAAGATACTTCAGAAATTGAAGGATTTGATTTTAAACGCCTTAT tgagTTATATCCAGAAAAAAAACTGGATTTATTAAAGTTTAGAAATCATTTGTCTGAAAGTAGTAGCGAACTAGCTCCTCTTAAAGCTTGGCAATTTCAAGAATTGAGCCTACAAGCAGCACAGAGAATTATGAGTGGCCCACCTCAAGATGCTATTCAAACTTTTATTCACATTGCTCAGAATTTTCCAACTCaa GCTAGATCATTGGCTAATGTTAAAGTTAGTAAAGAATTAAGAGATGAAGTATCAAAAAATCATGATAGTTTTTCAatgggattgaatttacaaccTACTGATACAGTTTTGTTATTAAATGGAATGTATTTTGACATAGACATCACAGATATGTCAACTATATTAGATTCAGTTACTCAAGAATTGAGTATAATGGAAGGGTTATATTCTATTG gcattACTGACAAAAAAGCAATTTCTTCTATGTTGGCATTAGATTTTGGTAGTGTTAAAGGAAAATCATATGCTGTAGATATTAGGGACTCTGCTATTCAATGGATAAATGACTTAGAAACTGATACTATGTACAAAAGATGGCCTTCATCAGTTGATGATCTGCTTCGACCAACATTTCCTGGCATGTTAAGAAGTATTCGCCGTAACTTATATAACCTTGTAATTGTCTGTAATCCAGCTTCTAAAAGTTCTTGGCCTTTACTGAAATTAACTGATTCATTTTTAAACCATCAAAGTCCTTTACGAGTTGGGATTGTATTTAATGTCTCGCCAAAGCCAGCTATAGGACTGAATGATGCTAGTGTAGCTTTATTGAATGCTTACAATTATATTGTTGAACAAACATCTAAACCATTAACTGCATTTAAtttcataacaaatatttatacatctatTAGTGAAGACAGAGATGTTATTGTTGATGATGTTTTAAGTGAATTCAAGAAACATTATCCAAAAGCattaattgatgaaatatttgGAGAAGATAGTGATTATGATACTGCCCGCATTCTAGCAAAAGAGTATGTAGCCAAGACAGGGTTTAGAAAATTACCTCAAGTATTACTTAATGGAGTTCCATTACAAGAAAAATCATTGGTGGAAGAAGACTTTGAAGAAGCTGTTTTAGTAGAATTAGTTACTCAAACACAGACTTTACAAAAGGCTGTATATAAAAGAGAATTGACTGATACAGATAATGTTGTAGATTGGTTAATGACACAACCAAATGTAATGCCGAG aCTGAATTCACGTGTACTCAATACAGACTCAAGTAAAAATTTGCAATTATCTGATAAACATGAATTTGTTTTGAAGTCaatgaattatattacttttgctAAGAAATCTAGTATTAATCCAATTACACACTGGATTGTTGGAGATTTTTCAAAACTATCTACTTTCAAATTGATCAAAAACACATTTGAACATTTG aaatcTGATTCTGAATCACGTATAGGTGTAATTCCCAATCCATCAAGTGATGATGaacatataatcaaaataaataaaatagtttttgaagCATTTAAACAGGaagataaattgaatatattggtTAAGCATTTATCACAGGCAATTAAAGTTGATAAAAACCATATTGAAATCATAAATTCACTTCCA gaagaaatacattttgaagTGTCAAAAATAGATATACAATTGTATAGCAACTTTGCTATAGAGGCGTTAAATTTTGTAAGTGGACAATGCGGCGTAATCACAAATGGACGTATTTTGGGTCCATTTGACGAAGATGAAGATTTTTTAACTGATGACTTTGCCTTATTAGAACAACATACACTAAAGGGCAGTGTAAACAAAATtcttaatatacttaaagaatcag atgtaTTAGATATTACAAGTGATATGATAATGAAAGCAAGTGCATTAATTAGTAGCCGTTCTCAAACTAAAAATCGACATTCTATACCTGATGTTTCTACTAAACATAG tgtAATTAAATTATCTGCTAACAATGAAGATGAACCAGTTTTTGAAATCAATGTCATTGTTGACCCTGTGTCTAGGGGTGCTCAAAAGGTTGGCTCGATTCTTTCTGTATTATCACGAGTACTCAAtgctaatataaatgtatatttaaattgtgttgATAAGAATAGTGATATGCCTGTTAAAag tttttatcgaTTTGTGCTTGAGCCTGAAGTCATTTTTGATAAATCTGGCCATTTATCCCCTGATCCAATTGCAAAGTTTTCTAATATGCCCACTAGTCCGTTATTAACACAAATACTTCATGTACCTGATAATTGGTTAGTTGAATCTATTGAATCTCCATATGATCTTGACAACATTCGACTCGAAGATGTTGAAATGGGtgtttatag ccGATATGAGCTGGAATATTTGTTACTTGAGGGTCATTGTTATGATTCAGTCAACATGAATCCACCTCGTGGTCTTCAAATGACATTAGGAACAAAATCAAATCCAGTAGTGGTGGATACAATAGTTATGGCCAACTTAGGTTATTTCCAAATGAAAGCTAATCCTGGGGCTTGGATGTTAAGGCTTCGTCAAGGCCCTTCAGCTGATATTTATGACATTATCTCTCACGAAGGATCAGACCGTTCACCAAACAGTATGGATATCAAAGTACTGATAAGTTCATTTCGTTCCCACATAATTAAAGTCAAAGTTGCCAAAAAACCTGGCAAACAGAGTTTAAATGTCTTGGGTGATGATGATAATGAAAACAAAGGGCTTTGGAATTCAATTACCAG TTCTTTCAGCTCGGGTTCACCTGATAAATCAACTGATGaaacaattaacatattttCTGTCGCTTCAGGGCATTTATACGAaagatttttaagaataatgatGTTAAGTgtgttaaaaaatactaaatctCCAGTAAAATTCtggtttcttaaaaattatctttctCCAACTGTtaag aacTTTCTTCCTATTATGGCTCAAgagtataaatttgaatatgaaTTAGTTGAATATAAATGGCCTCGTTGGCTCCACCAACAAACAGAAAAACAAAGAACTATATGgggatataaaatattgtttttggatGTTCTTTTTCCATtggatgtaaaaaaaattatatttgttgatgCTGATCAAGTAGTACGAGCTGATATGAAAGAATTAGTTGACTTAGATTTGGGTGGTGCGCCATATGCATATACTCCATTTTGTGAAAGTCGTAAAGAAATGGATGGCTTCAG attttggaAACAAGGCTATTGGAAAACTCATCTACAAGGTCGTCGTTATCATATCAGCGCATTGTATGTAGTAGATTTAAAACGTTTTAGAAAAGTAGCAGCTGGCGATAGACTAAGAGGTCAATACCAAGCTCTTAGCCAAGATCCAAACAGTTTATCAAATTTAGATCAA gatttacCAAATAACATGATTCACCAAGTTTCTATTAAAAGTTTGCCACAAGAATGGCTATGGTGTGAAACGTGGTGTGATGATGCATCTAAAAAATCAGCCAAAACTATTGATCtt TGTAATAATCCATTAACTAAAGAAGCCAAATTGACAGCAGCAATGAGAATTGTTAGTGAATGGAAAGATTacgataatgaaattaaaaaattacaaatcaaGCAAAGTAAACACGAAGATGAAGTTTTCAATGTTGAAACTCAATCAAAAG AAACAGAAGGACACACTGAATTATAA
- the LOC132918362 gene encoding protein Wnt-11b-like, with protein MWKRISIFIVFLMLIIQMNSIQWLGMQKAAGKVDWNDVGVCRTLRKTYGLDSRQARICKSWRPVMQHVSRAAALAVVACQSVLQNRRWNCSSVRSAPGLTPELVKGTKEQSFAYALSSAALTYTMTRDCASGMLPSCGCGTHPEDTDGTFKWSGCDDNIRWGAKFARQFVKKENPLAALASGEYKGGGSDGDDDDNDNDDDVDDLLSANANENAVRREQRAMSIVDEHNYKIGRKVVVSSVKTHCKCHGMSGSCNVKTCWRGLPNKFIGVGIKLLKLYNKTPLKVEMTQVIRFGLPKHTDSSLVYITESSDYCNYDQRVGSYGTVGRKCNSTTVGTENCLTMCCGRGYTTQLIEQTERCQCKYHWCCYVNCQNCTSLVKRQICN; from the exons GGGCATGCAGAAAGCGGCCGGCAAAGTGGACTGGAACGACGTGGGCGTTTGTCGGACGTTGCGCAAAACCTACGGACTGGACTCGCGTCAAGCGCGCATTTGCAAGTCTTGGCGTCCAGTCATGCAGCACGTTTCCCGGGCCGCCGCGTTGGCCGTGGTCGCCTGTCAGTCGGTCTTGCAAAACAGACGGTGGAACTGTTCGTCGGTGCGGTCCGCGCCGGGACTCACGCCGGAGCTGGTCAAAG GCACGAAGGAACAGTCATTCGCGTACGCACTCAGTTCAGCCGCGCTGACGTACACCATGACCAGGGACTGCGCGTCCGGAATGTTGCCGAGTTGCGGGTGCGGTACTCACCCGGAAGACACGGATGGCACGTTCAAGTGGAGCGGGTGCGACGACAATATCCGGTGGGGCGCCAAGTTCGCCAGACAGTTCGTGAAGAAAGAAAACCCTTTGGCGGCGTTGGCGTCGGGTGAATACAAAGGTGGCGGCAGCGAcggtgacgacgacgacaacgacaacgacgacgatgtCGACGACTTATTGTCGGCCAACGCCAACGAAAACGCGGTACGGCGCGAACAGAGAGCCATGTCTATCGTCGACGAACACAATTACAAAATAGGCCGAAAA gtGGTCGTGTCAAGTGTGAAAACCCATTGCAAGTGTCATGGCATGTCAGGGTCGTGTAACGTGAAAACGTGTTGGAGGGGTCTACCGAACAAATTCATTGGTGTGGGCATCAAGTTGTTGAAACTGTACAATAAAACGCCATTGAAAGTGGAAATGACTCAAGTCATTCGTTTCGGACTTCCAAAACACACGGACAGTTCATTAGTATATATTACAGAATCTTCAGATTACTGTAATTACGACCAGAGAGTAGGCAGTTATGGAACAGTCGGCAG AAAGTGTAATTCCACAACAGTTGGTACTGAAAATTGTCTTACTATGTGCTGTGGCCGAGGATACACTACTCAATTAATTGAACAGACAGAACGCTGTCAATGCAAATATCATTGGTGCTGTTATGTGAATTGTCAAAACTGTACTAGCCTAGTAAAGAGgcaaatttgtaattaa
- the LOC132916943 gene encoding poly(rC)-binding protein 3-like, with amino-acid sequence MAAHEGLDYDPADGHYSDVVLTIRILMGKEILPLIGEYGEVVRDLRNQSEATISITDSSTPERIVTVTGNINIIQKAFALITKILEQNSPSHLQNNRKQSSNNSTTLKLIVPASQCGSLIGKGGVKIREIREASGAMVNVASDLLPNSTERTVSISGTAEAITEAIHQICIVMLETPGRGPTVAYRPFVTQPGPVVLCGGQAYTLQGSLAIPAVGDQTASSTALNTIASIAPNLIAGSGLDPSVLAALAGSQLRGGGVSSKTSQQHITHEMAIPNDIIGCIIGKGGTKIAEIRRISGAMIRISNTEEHEASGKMERAITISGQAEAVNVAKTLINLSVDQYNKSSGESVDYDEEFSSNFTADAKTTTETLATLLSNPNGLGALGALTGLKELLGSINNKKQMNKKRDKSDKFSPY; translated from the exons atggcTGCTCATGAAGGGCTAGATTATGATCCAGCAGATGGACATTATTCTGATGTTGTGTTAACCATTAGAATACTTATGGGaaag GAAATCCTTCCACTTATTGGGGAGTATGGAGAAGTTGTCAGAGATCTTCGAAACCAA tCTGAAGCTACAATTTCTATCACAGATAGCTCGACTCCAGAACGCATAGTCACTGTCACtggcaatattaatataatacaaaaagcatttgcattaattacaaaaattttagaACAG aatTCCCCTTCACACCTTCAAAATAATCGAAAACAATCAAGTAATAATTCTACTACGTTAAAACTTATTGTACCTGCCTCTCAGTGTGGATCATTAATTGGAAAAGGAGGTGTAAAAATTAGAGAAATAAGAGAAGCTAGTGGAGCTATGGTAAATGTAGCTTCAGACCTATTACCAAATTCTACTGAAAGAACAGTGAGTATTAGTGGTACTGCAGAAGCTATCACCGAAGCAATTCATCAGATATGTATTGTAATGTTAgag ACTCCAGGGAGAGGGCCTACAGTTGCTTACAGACCATTTGTGACACAACCAGGACCTGTAGTACTTTGTGGAGGCCAAGCCTATACTCTTCAAGGATCACTAGCAATCCCAGCAGTTGGTGat caaaCAGCTTCAAGTACAGCATTAAATACAATTGCTAGTATTGCCCCAAATTTAATTGCTGGTTCTGGATTAGATCCATCag tgcttGCTGCATTAGCAGGTAGTCAGTTACGAGGAGGTGGTGTCAGTTCTAAAACTTCACAACAGCATATTACACATGAGATGGCTATACCCAATGATATAATTGGATGTATCATAGGTAAAGGAGGAACAAAAATCGCCGAAATtag aaGAATAAGTGGAGCCATGATAAGAATATCAAATACTGAAGAACATGAAGCATCTGGAAAAATGGAGAGAGCTATAACAATAAGTGGACAAGCTGAAGCTGTTAATGTGGCTAAAACATTGATTAATTTAag TGTTGATCAGTATAATAAATCATCTGGAGAATCAGTGGATTATGATGAAGAATTTTCATCTAATTTTACAGCAGATGCAAAAACAACGACTGAAACTTTGGCAACATTATTGTCAAATCCAAATGGTTTAGGAGCTTTGGGAGCATTGACTGGACTCAAAGAACTATTAGGAAGtatcaacaataaaaaacaaatgaataaGAAAAGAGATAAAAGTGATAAATTTTCACCTTATTGA